A region from the Bactrocera dorsalis isolate Fly_Bdor chromosome 1, ASM2337382v1, whole genome shotgun sequence genome encodes:
- the LOC105222060 gene encoding pre-mRNA-splicing factor CWC22 homolog gives MADSDTDSSSSSSESGSVTSSSSSSSSSADSAPSPKESSAKKDVTTTENGKDYKSSSVPSLEEKKSLTQSEDYLPEKVNVKSCKNREENDEVRLTNTVSPDRNKELSDSTGAAECDSNENKASGELEEGEITNNEALTQVVDDKERESEGFNGPNENIEPTPTNDKSVENNFDLSENKDQPSEKKSESTSAKKSDENNKIQETKETRIANKSRRRSRSRSREPIKPSRRNRSRNRSISRQRSRSRSRKRSRRSVSLERRQEERKRRHAERERGENEDRNKKRRERGKSLSAESSPKRNKLSPTRKEKDDNKNDDNDNATVTDPNAKITDRQRRTVDLLTSRTGGAYIPPAKLRMMQAEITDKASAAYQRIAWEALKKSIHGYINKVNVDNIAIITRELLKENIVRGRGLLCRSIIQAQAASPTFTHVYAALVSIINSKFPNIGELLLKRLVIQFKRAFRRNDKAVCLSSSRFVAHLVNQRVAHEILALEILTLLVETPTDDSVEVAIAFLKECGMKLTEVSSKGIGAIFEMLKNILHEGKLDKRVQYMIEVVFQVRKDGFKDHQSIIESLELVEEDDQFTHLLMLDEATNPEDVLNAFKFDDQYENNEEKYKGLCKEILGSDASGSGSGSGSSSDSESGSGDSDSENEGEDGGQKTAGDIIDNTETNLIALRRTIYLTINSSLDYEECAHKLMKMQLKPGQEIELCHMFLDCCAEQRTYEKFYGLLAQRFCAINKIYIEPFEEIFKDTYQTTHRLDTNRLRNVSKFFAHLLFTDAIGWDVLECIKLNEDDTTSSSRIFIKILFQELAEYMGLGKLNTKLKDEVLTESLAGLFPKDNPRNTRFAINFFTSIGLGGLTDELRQFLKNAPKSVPAINVEILAVKPEESSSSSSSSSSSSSSSSSDSSSTTSDTSDSSDSEDEKGKKKRRGKAKTDKKKGSNKVSKREKVKRKAHSRQNKTKKISEHNSSSDSDNSSDSNSSTSDDESSSGSSSSSSDDNRRNRDRKKSKDSSTKSKKKSSRANDDKLDKIQRNRHINVDEDNRKASKVKRDKRDKSERNERNDEEKSRNDNRYSDRHMEHRRQRDKSPDRKREEIRERKERAKEYVRHSDEERRKDRENRRQRSRSRSRSRDRNRKDRNYYDKRSVRSTRNGSKERG, from the exons ATGGCAGACAGTGATACCGATAGCAGCTCATCTAGCAGTGAGAGTGGAAGTGTAACTTCAAGTTCGTCAAGTTCATCGTCTTCTGCTGATTCGGCTCCAAGTCCAAAAGAATCATCTGCTAAAAAAGATGTTACTACTACAGAGAATGGAAAGGATTATAAATCTTCATCAGTTCCCtcgttagaagaaaaaaaatctttaacacAAAGCGAAGATTACTTGCCTGAAAAAGTTAATGTAAAGAGCTGCAAAAATCGAGAAGAAAATGATGAAGTAAGGTTAACTAACACAGTAAGTCCTGACAGAAATAAAGAGTTAAGCGATTCCACCGGTGCGGCTGAATGtgattcaaatgaaaataaagcctCAGGAGAACTTGAAGAAGGTGAAATAACTAATAATGAAGCACTTACCCAAGTAGTTGATGATAAGGAGAGAGAATCAGAAGGATTTAATGGGCCGAATGAAAATATCGAACCAACCCCTACTAATGATAAAtctgtggaaaacaatttcgacTTGAGCGAAAACaag GACCAACCTTCCGAAAAAAAATCGGAATCAACTTCCGCTAAAAAATCTGACGAGAATAATAAAATACAGGAAACTAAAGAAACCCGTATTGCAAACAAATCGCGTCGACGCTCTAGATCTCGTTCTCGAGAGCCAATAAAACCATCTCGACGCAATCGTTCCCGTAACCGCTCTATTTCCAGACAACGTTCACGATCTCGTTCCCGTAAACGTTCCCGGCGGTCAGTATCCCTAGAAAGACGACAAGAGGAACGTAAACGACGTCATGCCGAACGTGAGCGCGGCGAAAATGAAGATCGGAATAAAAAAAGAAGGGAGAGAGGAAAAAGTCTTAGTGCTGAAAGTTCGCCCAAACGTAATAAATTGTCTCCAACGCGTAAAGAAAAAGACGATAATAAAAATGATGATAATGACAATGCTACGGTTACTGATCCAAATGCAAAGATTACTGATCGCCAGCGACGAACTGTGGATCTGTTAACATCACGTACTGGCGGTGCTTACATTCCACCAGCTAAGTTACGTATGATGCAAGCCGAAATAACCGATAAAGCTTCAGCTGCATATCAGCGTATAGCATGGGAAGCACTAAAAAAATCAATACATGGTTATATCAACAAAGTGAATGTAGACAACATAGCGATTATAACGCGTGAGCTCCTAAAGGAGAATATTGTACGAGGTCGTGGTCTACTTTGTCGTTCTATAATACAAGCCCAAGCAGCATCACCAACATTCACACACGTCTATGCAGCTTTGGTCTCTATAATAAATTCCAAATTCCCTAATATTGGTGAATTGTTACTTAAGCGCTTGGTGATACAATTCAAACGCGCATTTCGTCGAAATGATAAAGCGGTTTGTTTATCTTCGTCCCGTTTCGTTGCCCATTTGGTAAATCAACGTGTGGCACATGAAATTCTCGCATTGGAGATACTAACTTTGTTAGTAGAAACACCTACAGACGACTCAGTGGAGGTGGCTATTGCCTTTCTTAAGGAATGTGGCATGAAGTTGACAGAGGTGTCATCAAAAGGAATAGGTGCCATTTTTgaaatgcttaaaaatataCTGCATGAGGGTAAATTGGATAAACGCGTACAGTATATGATTGAAGTGGTATTTCAAGTACGAAAAGACGGTTTTAAAGATCATCAGTCAATTATTGAGTCCCTAGAGCTGGTGGAAGAAGATGATCAATTTACACATCTGCTAATGTTGGATGAGGCCACAAATCCTGAAGATGTTTTAA ATGCTTTCAAATTCGATGATCagtatgaaaataatgaagaaaaatataaaggtCTTTGTAAAGAGATATTGGGAAGTGATGCTAGTGGTAGTGGGAGTGGTTCGGGCTCCAGCAGCGATTCTGAAAGTGGCTCTGGTGATTCGGATTCAGAAAATGAAGGAGAAGACGGTGGCCAGAAAACGGCTGGGGACATCATCGACAACACCGAAACTAATCTAATTGCTTTACGGCGTACAATTTATCTaacaataaactcgagtttggaTTATGAGGAATGCGCTCATAAGTTGATGAAGATGCAGTTGAAACCAGGTCAAGAGATCGAGCTCTGCCACATGTTCCTTGATTGTTGTGCAGAACAGCGCACGTATGAAAAATTTTACGGATTACTAGCGCAACGATTTTGTGCTATTAACAAAATCTATATTGAACCATTTGAAGAGATATTCAAAGATACATACCAAACAACTCATCGTTTAGATACGAATCGCTTAAGGAatgtaagtaaattttttgcacatttaCTATTCACTGATGCCATCGGTTGGGATGTGTTGGAGTGTATTAAACTAAATGAAGATGACACGACCTCCTCAAGCcggatttttataaaaattctgtTCCAAGAGTTAGCCGAATATATGGGACTGGGGAAATTAAATACTAAACTGAAAGATGAAGTTTTAACGGAAAGTTTGGCTGGTCTATTCCCTAAGGATAATCCCAGGAATACGCGCTTCGCTATCAATTTTTTCACATCGATTGGCTTGGGAGGTTTAACTGATGAATTaagacaatttttgaaaaacgctCCGAAATCAGTGCCAGCTATCAATGTTGAAATATTGGCTGTTAAGCCAGAAGAAAGCAGCTCTTCAAGTTCGTCATCATCTTCTTCAAGCTCATCAAGTTCATCAGACAGTAGTTCCACGACTAGTGATACGTCAGACTCTAGTGATTCAGAAGATGAAAAGGGCAAGAAGAAAAGGCGCGGCAAAGCAAAAACTGATAAAAAGAAAGGTAGCAACAAGGTTTCGAAGAGGGAGAAGGTAAAGCGGAAGGCTCATTCAAGACAAAATAAAACCAAGAAAATTAGCGAACACAATAGTAGCAGTGATTCTGACAATTCATCAGACTCCAACAGCAGTACAAGCGATGATGAAAGCAGTAGCggaagtagcagcagcagcagtgacGATAATAGGCGTAATCGTGATCGTAAAAAGTCCAAAGATTCTTCGACCAAGTCAAAGAAAAAGTCGAGTAGAGCAAATGATGATAAACTGGATAAAATTCAACGAAATCGTCATATTAACGTTGATGAAGATAATAGAAAAGCAAGTAAAGTAAAAAGAGATAAACGGGACAAATCGGAACGAAATGAGCGTAATGACGAGGAGAAGAGTAGGAACGATAATAGATATTCTGACCGGCATATGGAGCACAGACGGCAAAGAGATAAGTCACCTGATAGAAAGCGGGAAGAAATACGTGAGCGAAAGGAACGTGCTAAAGAGTATGTTCGCCACTCTGATGAAGAACGACGAAAGGATCGTGAGAACAGACGCCAACGCAGTCGTAGCCGTAGTCGCAGTCGAGATCGCAATCGTAAAGACCGTAACTACTATGACAAACGTAGTGTGCGATCAACGCGCAATGGTTCGAAAGAACGTGGATAA